A genomic window from Cupriavidus metallidurans CH34 includes:
- a CDS encoding 4-oxalocrotonate tautomerase: MPTFHVEMFEGRTVEQKRKFVEEVTRVTCETLGCSSGAVDIIITDVKRENWATGGELWADKK; the protein is encoded by the coding sequence ATGCCCACTTTCCACGTAGAAATGTTTGAAGGCCGCACCGTCGAGCAGAAGCGCAAGTTTGTCGAGGAAGTTACCCGTGTCACGTGCGAGACGCTTGGCTGCTCCTCGGGCGCGGTCGACATCATCATCACCGACGTCAAGCGCGAGAACTGGGCTACCGGTGGCGAACTCTGGGCCGACAAGAAGTAA
- a CDS encoding threonine aldolase family protein — protein MQQFASDNYAGFCPESLKYFLEANASGHEKAYGDDSWTQKVCDRIRDLFQTDCEVFFVFNGTAANSLALSSLCQSYHSVICHELAHIETDECGGPEFFSNGSKLLTAPGENGKLTPDAVEALVTRRADIHYPKPRVVSLTQATEVGTVYTVEEVRAIAAIAKRRQLRVHMDGARFANAVASLGVHPSEITWRAGVDVLCFGGTKNGLPVGEAVVFFDRKLAEDFAYRVKQAGQLASKMRFISAPWLGMLENDVWLNNARHANAMATLLHQRIADIPGVRIMFPTEANAVFAELPLPAIEALRARGWLFYTFIGAGGCRLMCAWDLQPDTVEAFAADIRTACSG, from the coding sequence ATGCAGCAGTTCGCCTCGGACAATTACGCGGGTTTCTGCCCGGAATCGCTTAAGTATTTTCTCGAGGCCAACGCCAGCGGCCATGAGAAGGCCTACGGCGACGACAGCTGGACGCAAAAGGTCTGCGATCGCATCCGCGATCTGTTCCAGACCGATTGCGAGGTCTTCTTCGTCTTCAACGGCACGGCGGCCAATTCGCTTGCGCTGTCGTCGCTGTGCCAGTCTTACCACTCGGTGATCTGTCATGAACTCGCCCATATCGAAACGGACGAGTGCGGCGGCCCCGAGTTCTTCTCGAATGGGTCGAAGCTGCTCACCGCGCCCGGCGAGAACGGCAAGCTGACGCCCGATGCGGTGGAGGCGCTGGTCACTCGCCGCGCCGATATCCACTATCCGAAGCCGCGTGTCGTCTCGCTGACGCAGGCCACTGAGGTGGGCACCGTCTACACGGTGGAGGAAGTGCGTGCCATTGCGGCCATCGCCAAGCGGCGCCAGTTGCGCGTGCATATGGATGGCGCGCGATTCGCCAATGCGGTGGCATCGCTCGGTGTGCACCCGTCAGAAATCACCTGGCGTGCGGGCGTCGATGTGCTCTGCTTTGGCGGCACCAAGAATGGCTTGCCCGTGGGGGAGGCCGTGGTTTTCTTCGACCGCAAGCTGGCGGAGGACTTTGCCTACCGCGTGAAGCAGGCGGGGCAACTGGCGTCGAAGATGCGTTTTATTTCGGCGCCATGGCTCGGCATGCTCGAAAACGACGTGTGGCTGAATAACGCGCGCCACGCCAACGCCATGGCGACGCTGCTTCACCAGCGCATCGCCGATATTCCTGGCGTGCGCATCATGTTCCCGACCGAGGCAAACGCCGTCTTTGCCGAGCTGCCGTTGCCGGCCATCGAGGCGCTGCGCGCCCGGGGCTGGCTGTTCTACACCTTCATCGGCGCAGGCGGGTGCCGGCTGATGTGCGCGTGGGACCTGCAGCCAGACACCGTGGAAGCGTTTGCCGCCGATATCCGCACGGCCTGCTCGGGTTGA
- a CDS encoding NUDIX domain-containing protein, with amino-acid sequence MHNYRFCPQCGSELEHLPMSGRYRHVCLRDGCGFVHWDNPLPVLAAVVEYEGKLLLARNAVWPEKMFALVTGFMERDETPELGVARELKEETNLDTVSASLIGVYDFMRKNELIIAYHVQATGNIQLSEELAEYKLVAPEKMRIWNAGTGFAVADFLERRGMPVRFYDRATGDDIPDPRRPTDFSLLGASLQYGIYQK; translated from the coding sequence ATGCATAACTATCGTTTTTGCCCGCAATGCGGTTCGGAACTTGAGCATTTGCCAATGTCTGGACGCTATCGCCATGTTTGCCTGCGGGATGGCTGCGGATTCGTGCATTGGGACAATCCGTTGCCGGTGCTGGCGGCCGTGGTCGAGTACGAGGGCAAGCTGCTGCTGGCACGCAATGCCGTGTGGCCCGAGAAGATGTTCGCGCTGGTGACCGGCTTTATGGAACGTGACGAAACGCCGGAACTGGGCGTGGCACGCGAGCTCAAGGAAGAGACCAATCTCGATACCGTGTCGGCATCGCTGATCGGTGTCTACGACTTCATGCGCAAGAACGAGCTGATCATTGCCTACCACGTTCAGGCGACCGGGAATATCCAGCTGTCGGAAGAGTTGGCGGAGTACAAGCTCGTGGCACCGGAGAAGATGCGGATCTGGAATGCGGGTACCGGCTTCGCCGTGGCCGATTTCCTGGAGCGCCGCGGAATGCCGGTGCGCTTCTATGATCGCGCCACCGGTGACGACATTCCCGATCCGCGTCGCCCGACCGACTTCAGCCTGCTCGGCGCTTCGCTACAATACGGCATCTATCAGAAATAG
- a CDS encoding sulfurtransferase TusA family protein: MDFQKEVDARGLNCPLPILRTKKALADMASGEVLKVLATDPGATRDFQAFAKQTGNELLSHAEVDKVFVFYMKRR, from the coding sequence ATGGATTTCCAGAAAGAAGTGGACGCCCGCGGCCTGAATTGCCCGCTGCCGATCCTGCGGACCAAGAAGGCGCTGGCTGACATGGCCAGTGGCGAAGTGCTCAAGGTGCTGGCCACTGATCCGGGCGCCACGCGCGATTTCCAGGCATTCGCGAAGCAGACGGGCAATGAGTTGCTGTCGCACGCCGAGGTCGACAAGGTTTTTGTGTTCTACATGAAGCGTCGTTGA